Proteins encoded within one genomic window of Macaca thibetana thibetana isolate TM-01 chromosome 3, ASM2454274v1, whole genome shotgun sequence:
- the GIMAP2 gene encoding GTPase IMAP family member 2 has protein sequence MDQNEHNHWGSHAKGQCASRSELRIILVGKTGTGKSAAGNSILRKQAFESKLSSRTLTKTCSKSQGSWGDREIVIIDTPDMFSWKDHCEALYKEVQRCYLLSAPGPHVLLLVTQLGRYTSQDQEAAQRVKEIFGEDAMRHTIVLFTHKEDLSGGSLMDYMRNSDNKALSKLVAACGGRICAFNNRAEGRNQDDQVKELMDLIEDLLMEKNGDHYTNGLYSLIQRSKCGSVGSDQKLKEFKESLIKYMETQRSYTALAEANCLKRALIKTQLCVLFCIQLCLRLLILLLCILHSMCTLFCCLLFSMCNLLCSLLFIIPKKLLIVSRTVIRLERRTPRLFTH, from the exons ATGGACCAAAATGAACACAATCACTGGG GATCACATGCAAAGGGCCAATGTGCCAGCAGATCTGAGCTGAGAATCATCCTTGTGGGCAAAACAGGAACCGGCAAAAGTGCTGCAGGGAACAGCATCCTCAGGAAGCAAGCATTTGAATCGAAGTTGAGTTCCCGGACCTTGACTAAGACTTGCAGCAAAAGTCAGGGAAGCTGGGGAGATAGAGAGATTGTCATTATTGATACACCAGATATGTTTTCTTGGAAGGACCACTGTGAAGCTCTGTACAAAGAGGTGCAGAGGTGCTACTTGCTCTCTGCACCAGGACCCCATGTGCTGCTCCTGGTGACTCAGCTGGGCCGCTACACCTCACAGGACCAGGAGGCTGCACAGAGGGTGAAGGAGATCTTTGGAGAGGATGCCATGAGACACACAATTGTCCTCTTTACCCACAAGGAAGACCTCAGTGGTGGCTCCCTGATGGATTACATGCGCAACTCTGATAACAAAGCCCTAAGCAAGCTGGTGGCAGCATGTGGTGGGCGAATCTGTGCCTTTAATAACCGTGCTGAAGGGAGAAATCAGGATGACCAAGTGAAGGAGCTAATGGACTTGATTGAGGATCTGTTGATGGAGAAAAATGGTGATCACTATACCAATGGGCTGTACAGCCTAATACAGAGGTCTAAATGTGGATCTGTGGGATCAGATCAAAAATTAAAGGAATTCAAAGAGAGCCTTATAAAGTACATGGAAACTCAGAGAAGTTACACAGCCTTGGCTGAAGCAAATTGCCTGAAAAGAGCCTTAATCAAAACACaactgtgtgttttattttgtattcagtTGTGTCTCAGATTGCTAATTCTGTTGCTTTGCATATTGCACAGCATGTGCACTTTGTTTTGTTGCTTACTCTTTAGTATGTGCAATTTACTCTGCAGCTTGCTGTTTATTATACCCAAAAAGTTACTGATAGTTTCGAGAACAGTTATTAGACTAGAACGCAGGACTCCTAGGTTATTTACTCACTAG